One Phycisphaera mikurensis NBRC 102666 DNA window includes the following coding sequences:
- a CDS encoding L,D-transpeptidase family protein yields the protein MQRPHPAQPAMTLSSQSARSSRPGPSRRGKKGPPWRAILVLGLLLAGVWFLFLRDADGVDAPPVADAGVAAGVDTAPDAAAPEEAAGGGGTPPAATPRDTAATVLSRPAIVDRLKEGGAAASASGADAAPAEAAPPPPPVRRATPTARSAATGNLADGLALLDAGDLIKGRNLLSSLLLEGDEPLPAPDADLVRNKLTELNSRLVFSPEPVPNDNVTTAYEVQPGDLLGSIAIRAKVPYALLELINQTKAPRIQVGQTLKLLRGPVHARVSKTDFTMDLYAFGDDGAPVFLCALPVGLGANDGTPLGRWRVGTSKVTNPSWKNPRTGQYYAATDPDIPIGEYWIPIVGIDGDAVDRKGFGIHGTNEPDSIGSMQSMGCVRLLDGDIELVYAMLEPRDSEVLIVP from the coding sequence GTGCAGCGACCGCACCCCGCGCAGCCCGCCATGACGCTCTCCTCCCAATCCGCCCGCAGCTCCCGCCCCGGCCCCTCCCGCCGCGGGAAGAAGGGCCCGCCGTGGCGGGCGATCCTCGTGCTCGGCCTGCTGCTCGCGGGCGTCTGGTTCCTCTTCCTGCGGGACGCCGACGGCGTGGACGCGCCGCCGGTGGCGGACGCCGGCGTTGCGGCCGGCGTGGACACCGCCCCGGACGCCGCCGCGCCCGAGGAAGCCGCCGGCGGCGGCGGCACCCCGCCGGCGGCCACGCCCCGGGACACGGCCGCGACCGTGCTGAGCCGCCCGGCGATCGTCGATCGGCTCAAGGAAGGCGGCGCGGCCGCGTCGGCCTCCGGAGCCGACGCCGCGCCCGCGGAGGCCGCCCCGCCGCCGCCGCCCGTCCGCCGCGCCACGCCCACCGCCCGCTCGGCCGCCACCGGCAACCTCGCCGACGGCCTCGCGCTCCTCGACGCGGGCGACCTCATCAAGGGGCGCAACCTGCTCTCCTCGCTCCTGCTCGAGGGCGACGAGCCGCTGCCCGCCCCCGACGCCGACCTCGTCCGCAACAAGCTCACCGAGCTCAACAGCCGGCTGGTCTTCAGCCCCGAGCCGGTCCCCAACGACAATGTGACGACCGCCTACGAGGTGCAGCCCGGCGACCTGCTCGGCTCCATCGCCATCCGCGCGAAGGTGCCCTACGCCCTGCTGGAGCTCATCAACCAGACCAAAGCCCCGCGGATCCAGGTCGGACAGACGCTCAAGCTGCTGCGTGGCCCCGTGCACGCCCGCGTCAGCAAGACCGACTTCACGATGGACCTCTACGCCTTCGGGGACGACGGCGCACCTGTGTTCCTCTGCGCTCTCCCGGTCGGCCTGGGCGCCAACGACGGCACGCCGCTGGGCCGCTGGCGGGTCGGCACCTCCAAGGTGACCAACCCCAGCTGGAAGAACCCGCGGACCGGCCAGTACTATGCCGCGACCGACCCGGACATCCCGATCGGCGAGTACTGGATCCCGATCGTCGGCATCGACGGCGACGCGGTCGACCGCAAGGGCTTCGGCATCCACGGCACCAACGAGCCCGACTCGATCGGCAGCATGCAGTCGATGGGCTGCGTCCGCCTGCTCGACGGCGACATCGAGCTCGTCTACGCGATGCTCGAGCCGCGCGACTCCGAGGTCCTCATCGTCCCCTGA
- a CDS encoding bifunctional alpha,alpha-trehalose-phosphate synthase (UDP-forming)/trehalose-phosphatase produces the protein MCVSNRLPFSLAADGAACRSVGGLASALGGVGELFGLVWIGWSGAAPSHRTDAVDAAERQAVANAAQTLGCDCRSVPMNQGEADGFYRGLANASLWPLLHDDLAHFRYRPDWWDAYAAVNERFAEAVAGAASPGERVWIHDYHLMLLPGLLRRRRPDLRIGFFLHTPFPSADAFRRHPRREELLAGVLGAGLIGFQTRRHLEHFEEAAQRIGGHACGAGGIRHRRGRTRTGVFPIGIDASRFERGLADPATAAYAERLAAARGGRRLVLSVERLDPTKGIPQKLDAIEAFLELHPGQKEEVEFLLIAVPSREDAPAYRRLREEVEGRVGRINGKHGAPDRVPVRLICRGVGFHELCALYRSADACLVTPLADGMNLVAKEYLACQPEGGGGVLVLSEFAGAADELRGALRVNPHDTLAVAGAIAEALTRPEDARRAALAPMREHVRTHHAGGWATRFLAALDAAAACSRPQPRPTRTLREADLAAFAASAAGRKALFLDYDGTLRGFVDDPERATPQPPLRRVLRALSERDDLDVFIVSGRKLDFLRRHLGGYGFTLVGEHGHAWCKPGEEPEALDDAAGPAWRPVVTATMKRFAEATPGSHVEEKAAGVVWHHRRADRELGRRRALELAEQLVADTAGSAARVTQGKRIVEVTDQRADKGDAVDRFLGEASAAGTPYAAVLCIGDDRTDEAMFRGRRGDPAAVTVRVGPGETAAAFRVAGTDRVLALLCAIAAEPDRALAGV, from the coding sequence ATCTGCGTGTCGAATCGGCTGCCCTTCAGCCTCGCGGCGGACGGCGCGGCGTGCCGATCGGTCGGCGGCTTGGCGTCGGCGCTCGGAGGCGTCGGGGAGCTATTCGGCCTCGTTTGGATCGGCTGGTCGGGGGCCGCACCGAGCCACCGGACGGACGCGGTGGACGCGGCCGAACGGCAGGCGGTGGCGAACGCCGCGCAAACGCTCGGCTGCGACTGCCGATCGGTCCCGATGAACCAGGGCGAGGCGGACGGCTTCTACCGCGGCCTCGCGAACGCGTCCCTGTGGCCGCTGCTGCACGACGATCTGGCGCACTTCCGGTACCGCCCGGACTGGTGGGACGCGTACGCCGCCGTCAACGAGCGCTTCGCGGAGGCGGTCGCCGGCGCGGCGTCGCCGGGCGAGCGGGTCTGGATCCACGACTACCACCTGATGCTGCTGCCGGGGTTGCTTCGGCGGCGGCGGCCGGACCTGCGGATCGGCTTCTTCCTGCACACGCCGTTCCCCTCGGCGGACGCCTTCCGCCGGCACCCGCGGCGGGAGGAGCTGCTGGCGGGGGTGCTCGGCGCCGGCCTGATCGGCTTCCAGACCCGTCGCCACCTGGAACACTTCGAGGAGGCCGCGCAGCGGATCGGCGGGCACGCTTGCGGGGCGGGCGGGATCCGCCACCGGCGGGGGAGGACCCGGACCGGCGTCTTCCCGATCGGGATCGACGCGTCTCGCTTCGAGCGTGGCCTCGCCGACCCGGCCACCGCCGCTTACGCCGAGCGGCTCGCCGCCGCCCGCGGCGGCCGAAGGCTCGTGCTCAGCGTGGAGCGGCTGGACCCCACCAAGGGCATCCCGCAGAAGCTCGACGCGATCGAGGCGTTCCTGGAGCTTCACCCCGGGCAGAAGGAGGAAGTGGAGTTCCTGCTGATCGCGGTGCCCAGCCGCGAAGACGCGCCGGCGTACCGGCGGCTGCGGGAGGAGGTCGAGGGGCGGGTCGGCCGCATCAACGGGAAGCACGGGGCACCGGATCGCGTGCCGGTCCGCTTGATCTGCCGAGGCGTCGGCTTCCACGAGCTCTGCGCTCTGTACCGCTCGGCGGACGCGTGCCTGGTCACGCCGCTCGCCGACGGCATGAACCTGGTGGCGAAGGAGTACCTGGCGTGCCAGCCCGAAGGCGGCGGCGGCGTGCTCGTGCTCAGCGAGTTCGCCGGGGCGGCCGACGAGCTCCGTGGAGCGCTGCGGGTGAATCCCCACGACACCCTCGCCGTCGCCGGCGCGATCGCGGAAGCGTTGACGCGGCCCGAGGACGCGCGGCGGGCGGCCCTCGCACCCATGCGCGAGCACGTCCGGACGCACCACGCCGGCGGGTGGGCGACCCGCTTCCTCGCGGCACTCGACGCCGCCGCGGCGTGCTCGCGGCCGCAACCCCGCCCGACCCGCACGCTGCGCGAAGCCGACCTGGCGGCCTTCGCCGCCTCCGCGGCCGGCCGCAAGGCGTTGTTCCTGGATTACGACGGAACGCTGCGGGGCTTCGTGGACGACCCGGAGCGCGCCACGCCCCAGCCGCCGCTGCGCCGGGTGCTGAGGGCGCTGAGCGAACGCGACGACCTCGACGTCTTCATCGTCAGCGGGCGCAAGCTGGACTTCCTGCGGCGGCACCTCGGCGGGTACGGCTTCACGCTCGTGGGCGAGCACGGCCACGCCTGGTGCAAGCCGGGCGAAGAGCCGGAGGCGCTGGACGACGCGGCCGGGCCGGCGTGGCGGCCCGTCGTCACCGCGACGATGAAGCGCTTCGCCGAGGCCACGCCCGGCAGCCACGTCGAGGAGAAGGCCGCCGGCGTCGTGTGGCACCACCGGCGGGCGGACCGCGAGCTCGGCCGACGCCGGGCGCTGGAGCTGGCGGAGCAGCTCGTCGCGGACACCGCCGGCTCGGCGGCGCGGGTGACGCAAGGGAAGCGGATCGTGGAGGTCACGGACCAGCGGGCGGACAAGGGCGACGCGGTGGACCGCTTCCTCGGCGAAGCGTCGGCGGCGGGCACGCCCTACGCGGCGGTGCTCTGCATCGGCGACGACCGGACGGACGAGGCGATGTTCCGCGGCCGCCGCGGCGACCCCGCGGCGGTCACCGTCCGCGTCGGGCCGGGGGAGACCGCCGCGGCATTCCGCGTGGCCGGCACCGATCGCGTGCTCGCGCTGCTGTGCGCCATCGCGGCGGAGCCGGACCGAGCCCTCGCCGGGGTCTAG
- a CDS encoding zinc-ribbon domain-containing protein, with translation MPAGPVPRVLPRPEAVQRAGPAADARRVIKFRCIACSKKVGVSDAAAGKRARCPQCSTVMRVPVPERVVEADLALAAAEPVMKPAMKAAAATPPPPERRRARAPRPPGGDFTVAGEVLTAPAAAGVHEPVAQEERRIRQDAMDSLAGLAAVSDAAPQMMNFGSGVNPSPKRKKRSAGPRVPTAVHPACGTCGTTVLASARFCTACGAALKVPDLPVDNNPIALPMTVRPPASGWKAGFWGWLLGAR, from the coding sequence GTGCCGGCTGGGCCCGTGCCGCGGGTTCTCCCCCGGCCCGAGGCGGTGCAGCGGGCGGGGCCGGCCGCCGATGCACGGCGTGTGATCAAGTTCCGCTGCATCGCGTGCTCGAAGAAGGTCGGCGTCTCCGACGCCGCCGCCGGCAAGCGGGCCCGCTGCCCGCAGTGCTCGACGGTGATGCGGGTGCCGGTGCCCGAGCGGGTGGTCGAGGCGGATCTCGCGCTCGCCGCGGCCGAGCCGGTGATGAAGCCCGCGATGAAGGCGGCCGCCGCCACCCCGCCGCCTCCCGAGCGGCGCCGGGCGCGGGCACCCCGGCCGCCCGGTGGCGACTTCACGGTCGCCGGCGAGGTGCTCACGGCGCCCGCGGCGGCGGGCGTCCACGAGCCGGTGGCGCAGGAGGAGCGGCGGATCCGGCAGGACGCGATGGACTCGCTCGCCGGCCTGGCGGCGGTTTCCGACGCGGCGCCGCAGATGATGAACTTCGGGTCCGGCGTGAACCCCTCGCCGAAGCGGAAGAAGCGCTCGGCGGGTCCGCGGGTGCCCACCGCGGTCCACCCCGCGTGCGGGACGTGCGGCACGACGGTCCTCGCCTCGGCCCGGTTCTGCACGGCGTGCGGGGCGGCGCTCAAGGTGCCGGACCTGCCGGTGGACAACAACCCGATTGCGCTGCCGATGACGGTCCGCCCGCCCGCTTCGGGGTGGAAGGCGGGGTTCTGGGGCTGG
- a CDS encoding PIG-L family deacetylase, producing the protein MPDRPEGVVLDRAADAPWVGLDELCPTPGLVVLVPHPDDESLGCGLALAAAAAAGRRITLVLLTDGEGSHPGSATHPPEVLARLRRAELDEAIDALCPDEAPRVVRLGLPDGRCTADDALAHLDAARALLDDAAPATVWTTWSGDPHCDHEAAAALAEALAADPAVAVWSYAVWGRFGPARASTPGLRRFACDEMRPRKRAAAGAHRSQLTPLIADAPDAFLMPEALTEHFLAAPELFLPGTGRPADRRATFDALHAGDADHWSVTTSGYERQKRAVTLAALPRPGYARALEAGCGIGVLTAELAPRCGELLALDVSPNAVERARVRLARHGHVRVGVAELPAGWPAGTFDLIVLSELLYFLSADEVADLSVRAAAALAPDGVCLLVNWTGPNDLPLDGDAAAGAFRDAAGTRWHVLRADRHEGFRLDLLRAATRGG; encoded by the coding sequence GTGCCCGACCGGCCCGAGGGCGTGGTGCTGGACCGTGCGGCGGACGCCCCGTGGGTCGGCCTCGACGAGCTGTGCCCGACTCCGGGCCTCGTCGTCCTCGTCCCGCACCCCGACGACGAAAGCCTCGGCTGCGGGCTGGCGCTCGCCGCGGCCGCGGCCGCCGGGCGGCGGATCACGCTCGTCCTGCTGACCGACGGCGAGGGCTCGCACCCCGGCTCGGCCACGCACCCGCCGGAGGTGCTGGCCCGGCTCCGGCGGGCGGAGTTGGACGAGGCCATCGACGCGCTCTGCCCGGACGAAGCTCCGCGGGTGGTCCGCCTCGGCCTGCCCGACGGCCGCTGCACCGCCGACGACGCCCTCGCCCACCTCGACGCCGCCCGGGCGTTGCTCGACGACGCCGCGCCCGCCACCGTCTGGACCACCTGGAGCGGGGACCCGCACTGCGACCACGAAGCCGCCGCCGCCCTCGCCGAAGCCCTCGCCGCGGATCCCGCGGTGGCCGTCTGGAGCTACGCCGTGTGGGGCCGCTTCGGCCCCGCCCGCGCCTCCACCCCCGGCCTCCGCCGCTTCGCGTGCGACGAGATGCGGCCGCGGAAGCGTGCCGCCGCCGGTGCCCACCGCTCGCAGCTCACCCCGCTGATCGCGGACGCCCCCGACGCCTTCCTCATGCCCGAGGCGTTGACCGAGCACTTCCTCGCGGCGCCCGAGCTGTTCCTCCCCGGCACCGGCCGGCCCGCCGACCGCCGCGCCACCTTCGACGCGTTGCACGCCGGCGACGCCGACCACTGGTCCGTCACCACCAGCGGGTACGAGCGCCAGAAGCGGGCCGTCACGCTGGCCGCTCTCCCGCGGCCCGGCTACGCCCGCGCCCTGGAGGCCGGCTGCGGCATCGGGGTCCTCACCGCCGAGCTGGCCCCCCGCTGCGGCGAACTGCTCGCCCTGGACGTCTCGCCGAACGCCGTGGAACGGGCGAGGGTTCGGCTTGCGCGTCACGGGCACGTCCGCGTCGGGGTGGCCGAGCTGCCCGCAGGATGGCCCGCCGGGACGTTCGACCTGATCGTCCTCTCCGAGCTGCTCTACTTCTTGAGCGCCGACGAGGTCGCGGACCTCTCCGTCCGCGCCGCCGCCGCCCTGGCACCCGACGGCGTCTGCTTGCTGGTGAACTGGACCGGCCCCAACGACCTCCCCCTCGATGGCGACGCCGCGGCCGGAGCCTTCCGCGACGCGGCCGGCACGCGGTGGCACGTCCTGCGGGCCGACCGCCACGAGGGCTTCCGCCTCGACCTGCTGCGGGCGGCAACCCGCGGCGGCTGA
- a CDS encoding acyl-CoA dehydrogenase family protein, protein MAPPPAPAAAPCPATERGKRADPEDRSLLAAIDGRAAAADRGEADLSREVAALRRAGWLAAPLPAADGGLGWGTEPAGTPGCFTALRQLGRVSLPVARIFEGHVNAVALVALYGADTLRGNAFDAIRGGGCFGVWGADAPGDAVTLRGEGEALRLAGAKDYASGLGLLSHAVVSARVEAGTQLLLVPVGDAARGRGDTWRLAGMRATRSGRYRFDGVDPGADAELGGPDDWFREPHFEGGVWRYCAAHLGAAERLFAEMRDALAARDRAGDPHQQVRLVRAAVAVESARLWIERAARRVQAADAHADAAAVSLLAREVTQDACRDVVRIVEEALGLAAHAWGPIERTRRDLAAFVCQAAPDDKRARAAEALVARGVLPEHL, encoded by the coding sequence ATGGCGCCTCCCCCCGCACCCGCCGCCGCCCCTTGCCCCGCCACCGAGCGGGGGAAGCGAGCCGATCCGGAGGACCGGTCGCTGCTGGCCGCGATCGACGGCCGCGCGGCCGCCGCCGACCGCGGCGAGGCCGATCTTTCCCGCGAGGTCGCCGCGCTGCGGCGGGCCGGCTGGCTCGCCGCCCCGCTGCCCGCCGCGGACGGTGGCCTGGGGTGGGGCACCGAGCCCGCCGGCACCCCGGGCTGCTTCACCGCGTTGCGGCAGCTCGGCCGCGTCTCCCTGCCGGTCGCCCGGATCTTCGAGGGCCACGTCAACGCGGTCGCTCTGGTCGCGCTCTACGGAGCCGACACGCTCCGCGGCAACGCCTTCGACGCGATCCGCGGCGGCGGCTGCTTCGGCGTCTGGGGGGCGGACGCCCCGGGCGACGCCGTCACGCTGCGGGGCGAGGGAGAAGCCCTCCGGCTCGCGGGAGCGAAGGACTACGCGTCCGGCCTCGGCCTGCTGTCTCACGCCGTGGTGTCCGCCCGCGTGGAAGCGGGGACGCAGCTGCTGCTCGTGCCCGTCGGCGACGCCGCCCGCGGCCGCGGCGACACCTGGCGCCTCGCCGGGATGCGGGCCACACGCTCGGGCCGGTACCGCTTCGACGGCGTCGATCCCGGCGCCGACGCCGAGCTGGGCGGCCCCGACGACTGGTTCCGCGAGCCGCACTTCGAGGGCGGCGTGTGGCGCTACTGCGCCGCCCACCTGGGCGCCGCGGAGCGGCTGTTCGCCGAGATGCGGGACGCCCTGGCGGCCCGCGACCGGGCCGGCGACCCGCACCAGCAGGTCCGCCTCGTGCGGGCCGCGGTCGCCGTCGAGTCCGCCCGGCTCTGGATCGAGCGCGCGGCCCGCCGCGTGCAGGCCGCCGACGCCCATGCCGACGCCGCCGCGGTGTCGCTGCTCGCCCGGGAGGTCACGCAGGACGCCTGCCGCGACGTCGTCCGGATCGTCGAGGAGGCGCTGGGGCTCGCCGCGCACGCCTGGGGCCCGATCGAGCGGACGCGGCGCGACCTCGCCGCCTTCGTCTGCCAGGCCGCGCCCGACGACAAGCGTGCCCGCGCCGCCGAGGCCCTCGTCGCCCGCGGGGTGCTGCCGGAGCACCTCTAG
- a CDS encoding 2-oxoacid:acceptor oxidoreductase subunit alpha, whose translation MPAAAATASAPETAARRSIVVRFAGDSGDGMQLAGTQFTDTSAIFGNDVATFPDFPAEIRAPAGTVAGVSGFQVHFSSDDIFHPGDHVDALIAMNPAGLKAHLKDVTPGGLVIVNADEFTKTNLKKAGYPTPEGSKEPYNPLEDEELFRNLRLHKVPVTKLNQEVLRAGNAEHGWGLDPRSIARCRNMWVLGLVYWLFDRPLATTEEHLNQTFAVRKKLPAVAAANIQSLRAGWNYGETAEIVAERARVEPADIAPGVYRKVTGNEALSMGLIAGGNLAAKDIVYATYPITPASDILHNLAPMKHFGVKTVQAEDEIAAVCAAIGASFAGQIGITGTSGPGLALKAEAMGLAVVTELPLIVINVQRGGPSTGLPTKTEQSDLLQAVHGRNGDAPVVVLAPDSPGDCFRVGIEAIRVALTRMVPVVILTDGYLANGSEPWEVPSAADFPAIEVEHATAAQIADPDGEGFLPYSRDEHGARPWAIPGEPGVEHRIGGLEKQDRTGNVSYDPENHQRMTDLRAAKVAAVADLVPDIEALQGPPSGPLLVLGWGGTRGSITAAVQAAHERGQAQVAQAHLRHLNPFPRNLGAFLAGYERVLIPELNMGQLLLLIRGSFCVPAVGLNKVKGKPFLVEELLAAIDEQLR comes from the coding sequence ATGCCCGCCGCCGCAGCCACCGCTTCCGCTCCCGAAACCGCCGCCCGCCGCTCGATCGTCGTCCGCTTCGCGGGCGATTCCGGAGACGGCATGCAGCTGGCGGGCACGCAGTTCACCGACACCTCGGCGATCTTCGGCAACGACGTCGCGACCTTCCCGGACTTTCCCGCGGAGATCCGGGCGCCCGCCGGCACCGTGGCCGGCGTGTCGGGTTTCCAGGTGCACTTCTCCAGCGACGACATCTTCCACCCCGGGGACCACGTCGACGCGCTGATCGCGATGAACCCCGCGGGCCTCAAGGCGCACCTCAAGGACGTGACCCCCGGCGGTCTCGTGATCGTGAACGCCGACGAGTTCACGAAGACGAACCTCAAGAAGGCCGGGTACCCGACGCCGGAGGGCTCGAAGGAGCCGTACAACCCCCTCGAGGACGAGGAGCTGTTCCGCAACCTCCGCCTGCACAAGGTGCCGGTGACCAAGCTGAACCAGGAGGTGCTCCGAGCGGGCAACGCCGAGCACGGCTGGGGCCTGGACCCGCGCTCGATCGCCCGCTGCCGCAACATGTGGGTGCTGGGCCTCGTGTACTGGCTCTTCGACCGGCCCCTGGCCACGACCGAGGAGCACCTGAACCAGACCTTCGCGGTCCGCAAGAAGCTGCCCGCCGTCGCCGCGGCGAACATCCAGAGCCTCCGCGCCGGGTGGAACTACGGCGAGACGGCGGAGATCGTCGCCGAGCGGGCCCGCGTGGAGCCGGCGGACATCGCCCCGGGGGTCTACCGGAAGGTGACCGGCAACGAGGCGTTGTCGATGGGGCTCATCGCCGGCGGCAACCTCGCGGCGAAGGACATCGTGTACGCGACCTACCCGATCACACCGGCGTCGGACATCCTGCACAACCTCGCGCCGATGAAGCACTTCGGCGTGAAAACCGTGCAAGCCGAGGACGAGATCGCCGCGGTGTGCGCCGCGATTGGTGCCAGCTTCGCCGGCCAGATCGGCATCACCGGCACCTCCGGGCCGGGCCTGGCGCTCAAGGCCGAGGCGATGGGGCTGGCGGTGGTGACCGAGCTGCCGCTGATCGTGATCAACGTGCAGCGCGGCGGGCCGTCCACCGGCCTGCCGACCAAGACCGAGCAGAGCGATCTCCTGCAGGCGGTGCACGGCCGCAACGGCGATGCCCCGGTGGTGGTGCTGGCGCCCGACTCGCCGGGCGACTGCTTCCGGGTGGGCATCGAGGCGATCCGCGTCGCGCTCACGCGGATGGTGCCGGTGGTGATCCTCACCGACGGCTACCTCGCCAACGGCAGCGAGCCCTGGGAGGTGCCCTCGGCCGCGGACTTCCCGGCGATCGAGGTGGAGCACGCCACCGCCGCCCAGATCGCGGATCCCGACGGCGAGGGCTTTCTCCCGTACAGCCGCGACGAACACGGCGCCCGGCCCTGGGCGATCCCCGGGGAGCCCGGGGTGGAGCACCGCATCGGCGGGCTCGAGAAGCAGGATCGCACGGGCAACGTGAGCTACGACCCCGAGAACCACCAGCGGATGACGGACCTGCGTGCCGCGAAGGTGGCCGCCGTCGCGGACCTCGTGCCCGACATCGAGGCCCTGCAAGGTCCCCCGAGCGGGCCGCTGCTCGTGCTGGGCTGGGGCGGCACGCGCGGGTCCATCACGGCGGCGGTGCAGGCGGCGCACGAGCGGGGCCAGGCACAGGTCGCCCAGGCGCACCTGCGCCACCTCAACCCGTTCCCGAGGAATCTCGGCGCGTTCCTCGCCGGCTACGAGCGGGTGCTGATCCCCGAGCTGAACATGGGCCAGCTGCTGCTGCTGATCCGCGGGAGCTTCTGCGTGCCGGCCGTCGGCTTGAACAAGGTGAAGGGCAAGCCGTTCCTGGTGGAAGAGCTGCTGGCGGCGATCGACGAGCAGCTCCGCTGA